The Elusimicrobiota bacterium nucleotide sequence TACGGCTATGGACGCATTATTTATGGGGATTTTGGCTAGGCCGGCTAAACCCAATGTGGCTACCAAGGTGAGCACAATACCCACACCGGCCAGGAGGAGAAGGCGAAGGTTTCGAAACACAAACCAGATGGTTCCCATCGTTAAAAAGAGTGAAATGGGGAAAAACAGCGACGCATCTTCCTTCATATACTTCCCTAAATAATAATTTGTGAGGGGCCAGCCGGCGATCGCAAATTGGAACCCTTTTTGACGGTAAAGATCCAATTCCTCATTCACTGAGTCGAGAAGTTCACGCGTCTTTTTGTCGATGTCGTGGTCCTCCCCCGAGGCAACGTAGGGGGTAAAAACCACAATCGCTGTGGTTTGACCGTCGTCAGAGACAAGAACTTTTTGATAGAGAGGGTTGGAGAGGGCGCGCTGGCGGAGAGCCGTGAGGGCGGCTGGGGTGGAGGGGATATCGCGAAGGAAATCGTCCGCGTCGAACATATCCTCCGTGCCCCGCATGTCGGCCACGTTGGCGAGGCTCACCACGTCAGAGACGCCCTCTAAATTAATCAGGGTTTCGGTGAGTTCTTTTAGTTCGGTTAGGCGCCGTTCGGTAAAAAGGTCTTCTTGGTGATAGGCGATGACAAAGAAATCTTCTTTCTCGAATATCTTTTTGAATTCGTAATAGAACGTTGTGGCGGGGTCGCGGTCGACCACAAACTCGTAGGGGTCGTTGCGAGGTGTGAGTTGGGGGAGAAACGACCCGAAGAAACCGACAAACACGATTGTCCCCAAGGCCACCCATCCCGCTCGGGATGAAATGGTATGGGCGATGATATTAACGAACCGTTCACGCCAAGGGAGGGGGGGCACAGGGTAAGACTACGTTCAAAACGATCCGCCGTCAAGCCATTGATGTGGGGGGTTAGGCTTGGATGAGGAAAAAGAATATTTTTTGTAATTCCTTTTCAATGACCTTTCCTATAGAAACAAAATCAACGACACGAATCTTTTTTTCCGGGACCTGTATGACTTTCTGGGGTTCGTGTGTCCAGAATTCGATCGTTGGATACCCCGATCCGGACGAGAGCTCAAAGAGGGTTAAAAGGCGAAGGTATCCAGAGTCTGGATCAATGAGGTTAGGGGCATCGTTCAAACTTATTAGAATTGGGTTTGAGAGAACCGATAACCAACCGCCGTATCTTTGAGTCATTATTAACGTGTATTGAGAAATGAGATCGCGGTTTGTCTGGCCGTTGGGGGGGAGAGTTGTCACCAAAACCAGGCGAATATTTTTATCTTCCCTTTGTCTTTCAGCAATGATTTCGACGGCTTGTGCGGCTTTTTCGGCGGCTTCTTTATTTTTCCCATCAAGGATTGCGTCTATATTGAAGTAGACTGTTTTTGGGGTTTTATCAGAAGTGGGCGGATTGATTATGCCCGTCCAAAGCGTCGCTGTGGCGACGGTTCTTAAAATTTCATTATAGGTTTCGTGAATTTCGGTTGGGTTTAAGTTTCCAGCCAAACCCCAGGCGGTCAGGAGTAAGGATTGGTCTCGTTTTTGGTTTTCTTCCGAATCTCCCCTATTGGAGGGGTCAGAGATAGAGGAACCGGCGGCTCTCAGGATGGCCGCCATTTGTGCCGCTCGTTCTAAGCGTGATAAGGGGAGAACCTCTCCACTGGAGTTAAATAGAATGAACTGTTCCAGTTGGAAGGCTTCCCGCTGAAAGGGGCTGGACGAGTACCATTTGGGGTCCCCTTGACTGGCCAGAAGGAGTTCGGCCAATGCCCACCGGGAGAGGACCCTTCTGAACATTTCGTCCTCTTTCGCCGATTTAATAATGCCGCGGATGGAGTATTGAGTCATTCCTAAAAGTTCTATGGAATTGGCGTAAAATTCCAGGTTGGTTGGACTTATTTCATTACTTAATTGTTCGATAAATTCCAGATAGGGTTTTGCAGTCGTTGGGGGTTCAGGGGTAACCTCATAGTGGCGCTCCGTGTGGGAAAAACCAAATTGGAGGGGGCCCTCTGCGGTTGGCACGATTTGGTTTATGGCTGTCGTGAAATCGCTTAATTCCGGTTGGCCCTCCTTTATAATCGTAACTGGCTGGACCATGGGAACACTTTGCGTTGACATTAGATTTAAGTGTTTCAATTGACCTGGCCTTGATTTGGGTAGCGCCGCGTTTAATATTCTCCATTCTCTTTCTATTTTCTGATTTCGGATTGAATGCCGCCAGGTTCCCAGAAGAAATCCGACCAGCAGCAGGAAGGGGGCGTTCAGAACAGCGGCTGCCCCAAAAAAGGGAAGCATGACGAACCCCGTACTCGCCGTTCTCGATGCCAAAAACGATATACGCCAATGATGCCCTATCGCCCAGATGGCAAAAATTGGCTCATAGGAGAGGAATTTGATTACTTTTAAAAATTCAATTTCCGAAATTTTTCCATCAGGCTTAACGATGCCGGTCAGAAAATGGAGCAACATCATCCCCACAAAGAATAGAGGACCTAGACCGAAGGTGACTTCTGCCATTCCTTCGATCAAAGCCACAAGAGAATCCCCAGCAGGCGCAAATTCAAAATAGTTCATGCCCGCGATGGTGGCCAAGGCAACCCCAATATCTTCCAAATGGGCAATCAAGCGGGGGGAGCGGATGCCAAACCAGGTGAATAACCCTGCGGCACCCATTTCTTTTTGGGGTTTGGAATTGATTGTTTCCCAATCCTCGAGAGTGACTGTCCAGACGGGTACGCCCGCAATCATTTTAGCTTCACCCACGATTTCTTTTCCATTGAACATATAGGGGTCAGATTTTTGGCCTTGTCGGGCGGTGTTCAAGGGTCCGAAGGCGCTGTTGAGTTTATGTGAAAGCGCTACAGCTTTTCGTGTAGGGAGCCCCATCCTTTCCACTCCGTTTTTAGTGATGACGACATCGCCTGGACCGGGAGCTTCAGCTGAAAAATCTTCCGCTCGCTTTAGACCAAAAAGCATTTCCAATCGATCCCGGTCGGCCACGTCAATGGCGTAAGAAACTTGTGTGGATTGGGGGCCCAGGTAGACCTTTCGGATTACAACGCGAAGCCCGGGGTTTTCTTTGTCCATCAGGGTCAATTCACGATAAGAAGAATCATCATTTTCCCGAAGAATACGACTCACGCGATTAGCGGTGGTATCTGAAGCAACAAAATATTTTCCTAGCCCTTCACGATTAATAGGAACTTGAGTTTTCAAATCGATCAGCGGGTTTGTAGCGAATTGGTACACCGGTTGGGTTGTGCTGTGAAAATGAGATATAAGCTTAAAGGATCCCGGGGGAATAATTGTGGCGAGAGACTGACGATCCTCGTTCGTGGGAGCTCCATGGGATTTCCAGAAGGCGAGGCGGTCCTTTTTTTCTTGGGTTTCTTCAAACTCCCTTAGGGGTTTGCCTGTTCGGGGGCCTTGGCTTTCGTGGGCGAGTTCGTGGCCGAGACCCATCCAAAAAATGTTTTGCGCGAGGCGGGGTGATTTTAGGTCGAGAATTTGATTGTTGACCCCGATGAAACCGTTGCCTTGGTGGTCCTCGAAGAGGTGGGAGGAGTGGGTCAGCATGGCTATCACAATTTCGTCCGTGAGGGGAGGGGAATGGTTAAATTGTTCGGTGAGATATTTCTCTAGGGCCGTTTGAAACTCCTTACGGGACGCGTATCCGAAAGAAAGGTACGCGTCGAGGATCTCCTGAGCCGCATAAACTGTTTTTAGTCCTTGGGAGGAGGGAACATCCATTCGTCGAGCGTTTCGTTTTACGGTTTCTTTTACTTCGTTCAAGGTTTCGGGAGTGACCGCTTGCCCGGCAACAAGGGTTGGGCCCCCCTGAATCAGTTTCATACCTTCCGCATGGACCACGGGCGGGTGGGCAGGAGTTCTTGGCAACGAGGGGACGAGATAGTGTTCACCCAGAGACTTTCTTAGCTTGTCCCAGTTGTCCAGAAATATTTTTATTTCCGTTGAATAGGATGATAAATATTTCGATCCATACGTGGTGACATAAGCTTCTTCGATGATCGTTTGCATCTCTTCGCGTGGAACACTGTTCATACGGAGGACCAGCAAGCGTTCCAGAGAGGAGGGATTCAGGACCGGATGCCCCCACTGACGGCTGAACCGTCCGTTAAATAAGTCGTGAACTTCTCTTTCTTGGATCTGCCAACCGGGATTATGAAAACTATTTACGTCAAACCGGAAACCTGACGCCCCCCTATATTTAAAGTGCTTCAGGGAATCAACCCCGCTCATGGTGGGGAACGCCGCCAAATTGAGCAAACCATCAATTTCAGAAGTTTTTGATTGCAAGTCCTTGGTTTCCCCTTGAGAAACACTGAGGGAACGAAGAATCTTCAATTCATCATCAGAATCGACCTCAAGTTTCACGTCTGTAATGCAAAGACCCATTAATTCCAACCAGCGAAAGGTTACAAAATCACTGATCGTCGATTTGCTCAGCATTAAATGAACCCCTAGTCTTTTCTTACTTCCCCCATCGCTTTTGAGAAGTCGAAGGCGCGGCCCACTCCGTCGTTCATCAATGAGGGGGGGGGGAGGGGACAAAAGCACCCGGCGTTCAAAAACATTTCCATCCTCGTCTTGAACAAGTTCCGTAACCACTTCCGCCTTGAGAGAGTTGGCTCCTGACCAGAGGGTTCGTTTCTCATGTTCAATAAGTTTCCAAGATCTAAAATCGATGTTTTTATCCCGAATCGGGACAAAGGGCCCATAAAACATGGTGTGGGAATCTTCTAATTCTTTGATTGATTTTTGGCTGCTTGTGATCCATTGGATGGCTTCTTTCCGGACGACTTGGAGAAGAGAACTGGCGTTTTCATCTCGCAAACCAAAATTAAGCTGGTTCAGAAATTGAACCGAATCGGAATCCGAACTCACCCACCCTAAAACCTCAATGAGTGAAATAGCTTTATAGGTTTCCCCTGTGGTCAACATATGCGATATGTTAAATTTAATCGATCGGACGACACTATTGAGTTTCTTTGGATTGCCATTTAATACGGACCAGAGGTAATTTCGAATATTTCGGTAAGCCCCAAGCTCACGCCGGGGGTTAATGTATCGACGGATTTCATCGGGCAGGGGGGGAATCACGAGCCCGTTTGACGATTGAAAGTTACTGTTCATTGAAAGGGATATCCCTTCGGGTGTGACAAGATTTCTTTGAGGAAACAGGTTTTCCAAAAAGCGAGAGAACCCGCCACGAACATTCGTTAGAAGCCGTTGGAAGCCCTCTTTGCCATTATCTGGCAAAGAGGGAATGGCACGTGTGCCGTTGTCATCTGTTTTTAACCACTGAATCTTTCCTTTAAAAATAACCGTAAACAGAACTCCGGAATTCTCCCGGGATTGGACTTCCACTTCCATGCGTTTAAGCCGATCCCCCACGAGGGCAATTAAGCCAGCAAGATAGTCCTTGAGAGCCCGAAGAATTTCCTTATTATTGGACCCGTTGGGTTGGCGTTCCTGATTTACAACCGCGAGATGTTTTCCGACAAGATCCATATGCATTTGGCTGGGCAAGGGGGATGGATAATCCAACGCTAGGGCCCGTTCCGTGATCAGTGAAATGGGTTCGCCAGTGAAGAGTTTTTCGAGTGGGAGGGGATCGTGGGCGAAAACGTCGAGGTAATTTTTCTGCGGATCGATTTTTTCAATTTTGGGTGTCAGGACGATATAGGACGCCCCTTGGGATTTCAGGGTCTGCAGGAGCCCTTCGGTGTGAAAACCTCCGGCCACGAGAACGGCGGTGGGGGTTTGGGTTTCGTTCATTTTTTCGAGGAGAGCATTGGAGAGAGTTTTATCCCTGGCGAGGGCTAGGTGACAGAAATTTTCAAAGGGGGTTAGGAAGGCGGAAAAGTTTTCTGGAAATTGGACGGCATTAGGATCGTTTAACCGTTGGGGCAATTGGTGGGTTTCTTTTTGGCGTTGTGAATAGGCTTTCCAATCCTCCGGGGACATTTGGTTGTTAATCAGTTGGTGCAGACGTTTCGTGTCGACCGTTAAGAACACCAGTCTTTTTTGTTCGGGGGTTTGGGCCAATTTGTCTTGGGTGGTCTGTTCGAGAGCGCGCAGTTCTTTAAGAAGAGTGTCCCTCTTAATTTCCTCGGCGAGACCAACGTAATGGATGTATCTCTTTAATGTGGGGAACGATGACAAACTTATTCTCTGTTGGGTTAACAGATGCTCTAAGTAACTGTTGTATTGCCCGTGGGTGAGGCGCCCGGAACGATAGTTCACGCTTTGTTGGACAAGGGCATCGAGAGCGGGTTTGTCGAGTGTTTCCACCAAGCGGTCCACCAGGCGGAGACGGTCGCGCTCGACCGCTTTGAAATCCAATGATTCCTCTTGGCGAAGCGCTTCCAAGAATGTGGCGATTTGGGCGGGGACAGTGGATGTGCCACAAAGTTGGGAAAGGGTTTTGATATAGGCGCCGAGGCCTATTTGATTTTTTTCGTATGCGATGGATAGGCGATCAAAGGCTTTCAGGCCGTCCGAATAGATACCGTTTTTTTGGCCGGCCAACACCGTTTCGATTTGGGTCACAAGTTTTTGCGCCTGGGTGCGCTCCTTTAGAGAGGCTTTTACCGCAACGACGTTTTGGCGGTACAGGGACATTTCTTCGACACCCCACAGCGTGAGCGTTTTCGTTGAGGTGAGCGCCGCGTATTCCCCCGCGCCAATCAGATCTTTTTTTAGAAAAAAGTGCGCCACCCGTGAACGTATTTCAGCGTTGGGGTATCGGCGGAAATCATCGATGGAAAAGGCCCCACCCGCGCCTTCCAAACCAATCAGGGAAAGGTCGCTTCCTTCCGCCAGGTTTTGAATTATTTTCGCCATATTTTCTTGGGCGTCCAGGTAACCGTGGACATCCTGAATATGGATCACCAGGGGTGCGGAAGGCCGGGCCGAGAGGTGGACTTCCCGCACCGTTCCGTAAGGAGCGACCAGCGGCGTCACCCAATGGAGGGGATGTCGGGTGGGAATCGGGTCGAAATTCGTCGAAACAGGGGCCGAGAGGGTGAAGGGTTTAGGAACGATTTGGGCCAAAGTCGGGGTGGCGCTAACACCCGACAAGCTTGCGTAGAGGGGCCCCCGTCGTTCCCTAGCGGCGGCGCGGCGGGATTCCCAAAAGGCGTTTTCACTGGAATGCAGCGCAACCACATTCGTAAAAACGAATGTGCCCAAAACAAAAATTGATACCAAACGAGTAATTGGAGATTTCACAACCGGGAGTATACCAAGGAGGCTCGAAAGATTCCCTTAAGAAGTTGTAAACGTTTGGTTACATTTTTTTTGCGGTTGTCAAAGCCTGGAAAACAAACTAAAATTGTCACCATTCAACTTTTATGACCACACTCGCCCACACGGAACCCGCGCATTCCGACCACGCTGACATTGGCCAGATCGGGATTTGGTTATTTATTCTCTCCGAAATCATGCTCTTCGGGGGGTTTCTCTCGAGCTATTTTATGCTCCGATGGGGGAGTACCGTTTGCACCATCGGCACACCCGCTTGGCCCGCAGAGGGGTACACCGGGGGGTTGGCGTTGGCCACAATCAACACTCTTATTTTGATCACCAGTTCTTACACCATGGTGCGGGCCGTTTTGGCTGTAGAAAAACGCGATGATCGGGCCTTTTCTCGGTTTATGGGAACCACCATTGGGTTGGGAATCCTGTTCCTTTGCGTTAAAGCCATTGAATACAGTCTCAAAATTCATCATGGGTTTTACCCGCGCAGTCCTTTTATGGAAGCGAACCCGGGGCTCAATATTTTCATTTCCTTTTATTTCGCTCTCACGGGGTTTCACCTTTTGCATGTGATCATTGGAGTTTTATGGAACTTGTTTTTGAAACAATCGGCTAAGAAACGAAATTACTCTCCAGCGTTTGCTCGGAAAGTGGAATACGCCGGGCTTTACTGGCATTTCGTTGATGTGGTGTGGGTGTTTCTCTTTCCGTTGTTTTACCTCATATGACTGACGAAAGGTCTTCCACCATTCTTTTTGCGGGGTTGGTCTCATTCACCCTTTTAAGCGTTTTGGCGTCACGGCTCCATTTTGATCGGACGGGGGCGATCGTGACGGCTTTGGCCTTTGCCGTTGTTAAAGGGTTTTTGATTGGTTGGTATTTTATGCGCCTTAAATCCGCGGGGTGGATTGCACGAGGAGCGGTGTTCATTGGTATTTTGGCTGTGCTGATTCTTTCCATTGGGATTTTTCCGGATGTGGGGTTATTCAACCGATGAAGCGGCCTCTCCTTTTCATTCTGCTGGGTCTTGGTGTCCTCGCCATTGTGTTTGGGGGTTTTGCTTGGAATTGGGTAGCGGCAAAGCGGGCCGGGCCAGAGGCGTTAGGGAATGTGCCTTCCTTTAGTCTGCCGGCCGCGACGGCGGAGGGGGCGAGCGCCGTAAGTTTGGCCGATCTTCAGGGAAAAATCTGGGTTGCCAATTTCATTTTTACCCACTGCAGTGGGCCCTGCCCCCTCATGACATCAAAAATGGCAAAACTTCAGGGCGTTCTGCCAGACTCCGTTCAACTGATCACGTTCACCGTTGACCCCGATAGAGATGATTTGGATGTCCTGTCCGAATACGCCCGTCAATTCGAAGCGGATCCGAAACGGTGGTTTTTTCTTCGGGCCGAAAAACCTGTCCTCTACAAACTCGTTTTTGAAGGGTTTAAGCTTCCCATGATGGAAGATCCTTCCGCCGATTCAGGGTTTCGGGTGACGCACAGCACGCGGTTCGTGTTGGTCGATGGGCAAGGGCGGATTCGCGGCTACTTTGAATCCTCTGACCCAAGTTTAGAGAAAAAGATGACAAAAGCTGTTCAGGATTTAACGAAGGAAATGTCGTGAAAATTACGCGGGGATTTTTTGTGATTATCGCCTTGTCGGCTATTTTCTCAGCCGCTCTTTTTTATTTGTTCCGGGCGTATCCCATGATGCCCCTCGCTGCAAGCGCTGAAGCCTTTCATGTGGATCATGCCTTCAATATTGTGCTTTGGCTGTCTATCCCCATCTACTCGCTGGTCATGGCCGCCTTGATTTATGCTTTATTTGTTTTTCGATCTAAGGAAAACCAGGATGAGGGGGAAAAGTTTGCCGAGAGTCGTGGGCACTGGGTGGAGACACTTTGGATCGTTGCAAGTTTAGTGATTACCATTGGTTTAGCGGCCTTCGGATCAATAGAACTTCGAAAGCTTCACCTTTCCCAAAAACAGGCCGATCTCGAAATCAACGTCAATGCCTCCCAATTTTCTTGGGAATTTTATTACCCTGTTCAAGCGCAATACTCCATTCGTCTGGTTTTGCCTGTGGGCAAAAAAGCCCGTCTCATTTTCAAATCCGCAGACGTTATTCATTCCTTCTGGGTCCCTGAATTTCGGCTCAAGCAAGATGTTTTGCCAGGGAAAGTGACCCAGATTGTTATTACCCCAACTCTTTTAGGCAGTTATGAATTACGCTGCGCTGAACTTTGCGGCCAAGACCACACGGTGATGACCGCCATGGTCGACGTTGTTGATGAGCAGGAATTCCACAATCGTTTAGAGGGGGAAAGTTGGTGATACCTGGACTTTTGCGAGGAATTGCGGCCGGAGTTATTTCTTATTTGGGGTTCAACTTCCTTCTCATTCGTTTCGTGTCCGCGGAAGCGGCAGCGACCCTATCCTACGTTGTTTCAATTCCCGTTTATCTTGCTATCGGTGGGGGGTGGGCGGCTTTTCGGAGCTGGTTGAACGAAAAGGAAGAACCTGAATGTCATGGTTTTTCCCGTTTCTTTAATTTCAACACCGATCACAAGGTTGTTGGAGTTCAATACCTCTTCGCCAGTTTTTTCCTTTTCCTCTTTGCGGGGGTGATGGCCCTGATTATGCGAACGGAGCTGGCCCATGAAGGGATGCAATTCCTTTCCACGAAAACCTACGCAACCGTGATGGGGTCCCATGGGATTGGAATGGTCTTGGTCGCTCTTACCGCCATTGTGGGGGGATTTGGAAACTATGTCGTTCCCTTACAGATCGGGGCTAAAGACATGGCTTTCCCACGATTAAACGCTTTAAGTTTCTGGCTTCTTCCCCCAGCGGTCATTATTTTAATGGCAAGCCTTTTTAATGGAGGATTTGATTTCGGATGGACAGCGTATGCGCCTCTCAGCACAAAAGGTCCTGTCGGGAAGCTGTTTTTCCTCTTGGCGTTCGCCACGTCAGGTTTTTCTTCCATTTTCGGAGGTGTCAACCTGCTGGTCACCATCATCAAAATGCGTGCGAAAGGGATGTCTTTTTTTAGAATTCCCGTGTTCGTCCATTCCATTGCCGCCACCGCTGTGGTCATTGTCATTGCGACTTCTGTTGTCGCAAGTTCTTTATTCATGGTTATTTTTGATCGTGTCCTTAATACCTCTTTTTTTGATCCTGCCCGAGGGGGGAGCGTTATCCTGTATCAACATCTTTTTTGGTTTTATTCCCACCCCGCGGTCTATATCATGATTCTGCCGGCGTTTGGTCTCCTCCTGGAAGTTTTGCCTGTTTTTTCTCGCAAACCGCTCTTTGCCTATCCGCTCGCGGTTCTTTCTTTTTGGATTATTGTGTTCTTAAGTTTTGTTGTTTGGGCCCATCATATGTTCACCAGTGGCATGTGGGGATTATTAAATTTTCCCTTTCTCATCACGACGGAACTCATATCGATCCCGACGGGGATCATGTTCTTGGCCGCGATAGGAACCCTCTGGAGGGGGAAAATAAGATTCACCACACCCTTGCTCTTTGCCGTGGGGGTGATCGCAAATTTTTTAATAGGGGGGCTCACGGGTATCTTCTTGGCCGACGTACCGAGTGACGTTCACCTCCACGACACGCTCTTTGTCACCGCCCACTTCCATTTCACTATTGTGGGCGGGACCATTTTTGCTTTATTTGCAGGCGTCTATTACTGGTTCCCTAAGATTTCAGGGCGCCTTTACAGTGAGACCCTCGGGCGTTGGCATTTTGCCCTATTCTTTTACGGATTTAATGCCACCTTTATCCCCATGTTTTGGACCGGAACCCGCGGATTGCGTCGACGCGTTGCTGATTTCCCACCGGAAATGGGCCCAATTCAAATGTGGATCAGTGTTTCTGCTTTTATTATTTTTATTGCGGTCGCCATTTTCCTGTATAATATTTTCCGTTCCCTTAGAAAAGGAGCCCCAGCGGCCTCTTCGAATCCGTGGAACGCCCAAACATTGGAATGGACGTTGTCTTCCCCTCCGCCCCCTCACAACTTCGAGACCCCCCCAGAAGTCCATTCGTCCCCTTACAATTTCGGGCGACCCCTTTTATAAATCCGGATTGTCGGTAAGGTAAAGAAAAGGTAATATCCCCCATAATGAATGGATTTCGAATCAAGGAAAACATTGTTTATTGGCCGTCTTGGTTGATCCCGCAAGGAAAAACCGAAGACCAAAAAAGGCCCCCACTCCCTGCCGAGGTAGCTCAATTGGTAGAGCAATCGCTTCGTAAGCGATAGGTTTGTCGGTTCGATCCCGATCCTCGGCTGATTTTGATATAGACACAAAGTGAATTCGCCAAAATGAACGATTCTGCGTTGGACAATTCTCCCCAGCTAAAAGATTTCGGATTTCCGAAGAATTTTTGGTCTTCGGAGTCACTGGGAGATCTTTTCTCACGTTGTGTGGCGTTCACCCTTCCGGTGACTTACTTCTTAGTCAGTATTTCGTTTTACCTTCGAACCTACGACTCCGCCCAAATTAAGATAACGCTGACACAGTTGGGTGGCAGTATGGTCATCCTTTTCTGGGCTCTTCAATTGATTTTTCAAAAGAGATTCCCTTTTAGTAAAAAAGATCTTCCCCTGGTGGCGCCCTTCCTTGCCATTCTTGTCAGTGGCGTCGTCTCCTATCTCCAATCGTCCTTCCAAGCCGGGAGTTTAGAGGAATTTTTGCGCCGTGTTTTTTATTCGTTTATGGCTCTGATCGTGATCGCTGAATTCCGGGGAATGGATCGACAGCGGCGACTGATGCGGTGGTTGATCGCGGGGTTTGCGGTCACGGTTTTGTACGGGTTCATTCAATATTTTGATGGGCGGCTATTCCCCCCAGGAATGACAAAAGCGGGCTTGGATCCTTTTATTTGGCGCCAGGCATTTTCCTTGCGGGTCTTTTCAAGTTTTGGAAACCCCAATTTCTATGGTAATTTTCTTGTCATTATCACCCCCATCCTGATTGCCCTCTATTTCAGGGGAGGGGGAAAACCGTTTCGCCCCTTTCTCTTGATCGGTGTCCTGGTTCCTGTCGTTCTCCTTACCGACAAACTTTTCACCAACCAATTTGGAGGAATAACCGCTCAAAATCAATTTTGGGTGACGGGGGGGCTTTGGGCCTCGCTCCTTGTTGTTTTAGGTTTGATTTGGTGGAAAAGCCCCTCCGTTTCAGCCAGCGGGATGATGATCTTTATTGGAGCGACCTTCGTTAACCTCTACGCCACAGAAACGAAGGGGGCCTGGGTTGGGTTTGTCGCCGCCATTGTTTTTTCCGCACTATTGGTGGGCCTGTTCTTAGTCGGGCGCAAGGCCCGTCGCTTGACGTGGAGTCTCATGGGAGTCTCGCTCCTGGTTGCCCTTGCGGGCTTCATGGCCGTTCGTCACTACGCGCTCAAACGTTCACAGTCGGTGGATTTTCGAGTGTTCACATGGATTTCCACTTGGAACATGATTCGAAGTCAACCTTGGTTAGGAACAGGGATCGGAACTTTTAAATGGGCCTACCCAGCCTATCGACGACCGGAAATTATTTTATTAGAAGGCCGCTCGAACACGGAAACAGATCATGTGGAAGATGAATACTTGGAAGTTCTGTATGATGAAGGGATCGTCGGTTTTGGTATCTTCCTCTGGCTTATTCTGAGTGTGAGTGTTATGGGGATTCGCATGCTGCAACGGCTCACAGTGGAAGGACCACGCCCTCCTCCTGAACCCGCTTTTGATGATCGGGTCTATAAAGTGTTGGGTTACATGGGAGCCTGGTGGGCCGCCTTGGTCCATTGGTTAGTGGATGTCTCTGTGCGTTTTGTTTCCTCCGGTATTTTTTCTTTTTTTCTTCCAGCCCTTGTGATAAGTTTTGTGAGAAATGATCCCATGCCTGTTCATCAAGATTCGCCGAATCGATCCGATATTTGGATTCGATTGGGAACAGCCTTTATTTGGATGTCCTTCTTTCTTATCCCTGACGATACACTTCGCCCTTTGATCCGTCCCTCCGGGGTTCTTTATTTTGGAGCCTGTGTCATTCTCTTCTCGGAAATCATGGAACGTCGCCTCGGCCCAAAATCCACGGGACTGTCGAGAATTCCCTTTCTTGTATCCTCGGGTTTGTGTGTGGTCGGGGAATTGATGGAAATTCCAGCTCTTTTCCAATATGGTTTTAGCCCGGGACATTTGATTCGAATTTTCTCTGCGCTTATTTTTCTTTTTGTGTGGGTTTTGTTACGCCAGAGAGAAAGGGACACTTCCCAACCCATGGGCCCATCCCCCAACGGCGCCCGCATCTCTTTTTATCAATGGGTTTTGGCCGCAGGCGCATTGGGGGTATGGATCGTGGGAATTAATTTTTGGCGAGGCTATTTTCTAGCCGACGTGAGTCATAATGTTGCTATTTTTTTCTCGAAACAATCCATCTGGAACCGTTCCCCGGAATTTGAGGCTAAAGTGAACGCTTCCGGTTTTCCTCCGGATATGAAAAAAGAATACGAGCTCGTGGGGGGAGCTATTGAACATTACGAAAAAACGTTTCGCCTCCATCCTGGATTTCCGATGTCCGTGTATTTCATAGGAAATGTGCACAACGATTGGGGGTCCAATAGACTCGAAGCCTCCCGCCAAGCTCTCCAACGGGGGGAGAAAGATGCGGCCGA carries:
- a CDS encoding cbb3-type cytochrome c oxidase subunit I, producing MIPGLLRGIAAGVISYLGFNFLLIRFVSAEAAATLSYVVSIPVYLAIGGGWAAFRSWLNEKEEPECHGFSRFFNFNTDHKVVGVQYLFASFFLFLFAGVMALIMRTELAHEGMQFLSTKTYATVMGSHGIGMVLVALTAIVGGFGNYVVPLQIGAKDMAFPRLNALSFWLLPPAVIILMASLFNGGFDFGWTAYAPLSTKGPVGKLFFLLAFATSGFSSIFGGVNLLVTIIKMRAKGMSFFRIPVFVHSIAATAVVIVIATSVVASSLFMVIFDRVLNTSFFDPARGGSVILYQHLFWFYSHPAVYIMILPAFGLLLEVLPVFSRKPLFAYPLAVLSFWIIVFLSFVVWAHHMFTSGMWGLLNFPFLITTELISIPTGIMFLAAIGTLWRGKIRFTTPLLFAVGVIANFLIGGLTGIFLADVPSDVHLHDTLFVTAHFHFTIVGGTIFALFAGVYYWFPKISGRLYSETLGRWHFALFFYGFNATFIPMFWTGTRGLRRRVADFPPEMGPIQMWISVSAFIIFIAVAIFLYNIFRSLRKGAPAASSNPWNAQTLEWTLSSPPPPHNFETPPEVHSSPYNFGRPLL
- a CDS encoding cytochrome c oxidase subunit 3, translated to MTTLAHTEPAHSDHADIGQIGIWLFILSEIMLFGGFLSSYFMLRWGSTVCTIGTPAWPAEGYTGGLALATINTLILITSSYTMVRAVLAVEKRDDRAFSRFMGTTIGLGILFLCVKAIEYSLKIHHGFYPRSPFMEANPGLNIFISFYFALTGFHLLHVIIGVLWNLFLKQSAKKRNYSPAFARKVEYAGLYWHFVDVVWVFLFPLFYLI
- the coxB gene encoding cytochrome c oxidase subunit II produces the protein MKITRGFFVIIALSAIFSAALFYLFRAYPMMPLAASAEAFHVDHAFNIVLWLSIPIYSLVMAALIYALFVFRSKENQDEGEKFAESRGHWVETLWIVASLVITIGLAAFGSIELRKLHLSQKQADLEINVNASQFSWEFYYPVQAQYSIRLVLPVGKKARLIFKSADVIHSFWVPEFRLKQDVLPGKVTQIVITPTLLGSYELRCAELCGQDHTVMTAMVDVVDEQEFHNRLEGESW
- a CDS encoding cytochrome C oxidase subunit IV family protein, translated to MTDERSSTILFAGLVSFTLLSVLASRLHFDRTGAIVTALAFAVVKGFLIGWYFMRLKSAGWIARGAVFIGILAVLILSIGIFPDVGLFNR
- a CDS encoding SCO family protein — protein: MKRPLLFILLGLGVLAIVFGGFAWNWVAAKRAGPEALGNVPSFSLPAATAEGASAVSLADLQGKIWVANFIFTHCSGPCPLMTSKMAKLQGVLPDSVQLITFTVDPDRDDLDVLSEYARQFEADPKRWFFLRAEKPVLYKLVFEGFKLPMMEDPSADSGFRVTHSTRFVLVDGQGRIRGYFESSDPSLEKKMTKAVQDLTKEMS